A stretch of DNA from Mugil cephalus isolate CIBA_MC_2020 chromosome 12, CIBA_Mcephalus_1.1, whole genome shotgun sequence:
GATTATTGTCATCAGCCCATGCGGCACTGCAGCTGTGACCGACAGTGACCTTCATTATCATAATGCCTTGGTGGTCAACCGGTGGTCAAGAAGGCTCAAGGGAAAGCCGGTATCAAGCAAGATAAAAACACCCACCGTGATAAGTGCTCTGGGGCTGCTGTGGGCAGGACTCTCTccgaaagcagaaaaaaaaaaaaaagtaaaagcagttacgtgtttgttttgcttcctcAGCCCCAGCTGTCGCTGCTTGGATTTATAGTAAATGAAAGTGTCAAATACTCTTAAGTTCAAATCACTTGCACACTAATCACCAGCCCTGATGtgacttgctaattagtgagaTTTTGAGGTGAGAGCGGGTTATTGTTACCTTTTGCTAGTTGTGTTCAGAATGTAAAGCTAAGCTACAAACTATAAATATGATGAGGTATCCTACATACCTCACACATATTTGCTTATTCCGCAAAGTCACATTTATAAATCTCTATGTGGTTGCAAATCTGggcaaacattttcctttttacactttATGTAGTTTTACAcccctgctgcttcctctcGATGAAGGTGCATTAAGTTTTCCCTTTACAGACGCTCGTGGCCGTAGGAACCACTCCATGTTCCTTCACCCACTCAAGTTAGTCACCGCTGGGCTACCTGCTTCCCTCGTTAGTTCGAGGCCGTATAGTCAAGCTGTGAGTTTTCATGCCGAGCTGCGATAGTGTGTTGCTGTGAATATTCAGTCTTCATGCTCGTACTGTTTAACATTAATGGAAAAGGGGGTGTTTTCCCCTGTAAACACTGTTAAATGACACACAATGATTTCTCCtggtttttctcctcctgtttttttaattcccttttcaccacctcctctgcactctcctcttctttcgCAAGTATTACATAAACAGGCTGACATTCACACCACAGACTGCTGGTTTTCTCCGAGATCTGAATCTAATCAGCTACTAGATCCATGTTCCCTGGATCTGTCGTCCAGGTGTCCTGTGCTTATGAGCAGATACAGTATGCGGGGTTGTAGCATCACTGAtattttaagataagataatgaACTCACCaatcttttaatttttcaataTACTAATTTGACAGCTTATTCATAAGAGTTTATGTTCTTCTTGCTTTCAGTTTGCCTATCATCAAATTCTCAACCACAAAATCAGGAAAATGTTATATGTAATAAATATGAAGTCAACATATTAGTAACTGCATGGATCCTAAAGAGTTAATGATGACTGTTCTTAATTTTTAAGTGTGCCTTGACACCCGCAAAATATGAGaattctcttgtttttttttccttttcaaattaTCACAGAGTCAAATCTGCCATTCAGGGTGGCAGCTTTTTTATGAGGTAATAATcgtgcgttccatttgtactcagaagtcgtAATTTCCAAGTTCTGAATTGGAATTTTTCATTGGAAAGCCCCCCAAAGTCGGATTTTCCACTCAGAAAGTCATAGAATCTTCACTACACTTGAGTTGAGTtcccaagatggccgccctgcaTGTAAGCAGTAATTATAAGCTCCTGTAatgttctgtttattagcacttaTGATTAGTATTTGTTGCACTAAATTGATTGTACAGATGGTATTTTTcgacatacatatgttgaaatgctgttacagtgtaatttaagtttttttgaCGTGTTCTATGTTACCTACAAGCCCATGACatgctaacaacggctaaaaacaatagcctggcaaaaccaaaacagtgcaaaacaccACTGTGGCAAactgattaatagtgtattttttctacatttaaattaaactgttaaaacctttgaatatttttataattttctgcctcgtgtggtcttgtaaATAAACCCATCTTGTTCATATGTGTTCAGATGAAGTCCTGCgttagtattttttatatagtgagggttatttttttttttaaatttatttatttatttttaccaaccATATTGGTTCCCTTGCCTGTTTTATTCCAGCTCATCGATCACACCAACAGGAAAGACACAGCACTCTTCCTGTTAAGGTGTCAGCAGCATGGCGTttgcatttaaagctacagGCACTAAAACAGCCTGTTTACATGAAGGTTTAAAAAAAGCCTTCATAAACCTGGTAGAATGAAGCATCTCTGTGGTATTTtgagcagaaaattaaaagacCTGCTCCAGGAACATGTGAACCTTTTATTAACTTATTAAATCCAAATATAATATGGGGCCTTTAAATATCTGCTCACTAAATCTTTCAGCAAAATGgtaaacaacaacttctcctTCTCAAGTCACGTTTTCTTGTTAAACATCCAAATCCAAGCGGTATAACCCGCACTGCTCCATCTAAAAACACGCAAGCAAATGAGAACTTAATGTAGTTTGAAATCCTGTTAAAgcctttttaaattttcacttCTTCTCAGATGATTGTGATTTGTTGTAACTGGGTGTAGGTGTGGGCGGCAGGGGATGCATGACACCGAGCTGACCTTACGGTATGAGCTTGGGTGCCTTTAACAAAAGAAGGAACTTGAACAGAAGTAAAATGTTGatggtgaggggtggggggtggggggtggggatgAGGCAGGGGATTTATTGTTCCTGTGATGAAAAGCTTTGTGTTTGGACTAAGATGATACACGTTCCTTTTTTAAGATAGGACATGCAATTAGTTTCCACGGCAACTGCGCTATTCAGTCTGATAATGTGTTTGCCCATAATGCTCTCCGCTGTGAGGGAACACCAAGTCaacaagtattttatttcacactatGTTCAGGGTACTtacgtgtttttgtgtgcgtgtgtgtgttgattgaATGACACTATATGAttgtgctttaaaatgttttttatgattACTGTTTATGTCCAACAGAGGAACGATGACGAGGCGGTGGTGGACAGGGGAGGGACGCGGTCCCAGCAGAGCACCAACTTCGAGCAGGAGGATCTAGAAGGTACCTGGACAGACTCTAAATGCTCTGAGAACGCTAAAAGCATCAAGTGGCTGCTGCAGCCGAGTCCGCCTACTCTGTCCTTGCGACTGCTGCTTTCCTCTTGACAGCGTTTTTGCAGTTAAAAGATAAGAGCAAGCAGAGTGGGAGGCAGAAACTGTGGGTGAGCCGAGTTTTGCATCAGTCATTTCATAATCACTGAAAAACACgggcaaacaaaacaaaagatacAAACTGTGGGAATGAGTAACTCGGGGTTACTAAAAACCATCTGcatctgcagacacagacaacaaTTCACGGCTTCACAGTTTCGGCTTctcaaaaatattaaacagcaggttttagtttaaataagagcatttgtttgttcttAAAGGGGATTACGTATGTACGCATTAGTTAGACacataccacccacctagaccagaccagggacccccaccccatatgATCCACAGGGCCCCCTCCCCTGACCACAGGGACCCCTCCCACTAACAGcactcagaaagcccatgtacATTAtgtgagtcacagctgttttgacacttggtggtcataatgttatgcctgatcagtgtatatttgtAACACATAGTCATGATACAAGCAGCTTTTCTGTATGTATATAGCAAAGTCTCACAGTCTATGTCTCGTgctttctgttgtgtgtgttactagatttgataaaaataaacacctcAAATGAACAGAGGTGAAAATATATTCACTGATGAGTAAAAGGTTTCAAGGCCGCATGGAAAAGTTGTCCTCGCAAAGCGATTCCAGAACAAAACAGCCAGAAcccttttaaaaagaaattcatGACCctaatatttctttaaaaaatttgTAAAACTCTGTATGAATGGATGTGACACATTTACAAACTAGTCTCGTTGCGTATGGGTTGATTGATAACCTTTGGTATTGCCTCAGTAACCTTCATTTTGTTATAGCTGACTTTTGAGTACAAGCACAGACTTTCTTTGTCTCATGCTGCCTCACAGCAGCACGAAAACACTTATGAGACCACACATTCAGGGAAACATTTTATGTAGTTGGAAGTTAGCACATTACAATATAGTAAAACAGATAAAGCCATgtaccagttcattaggtacattagtgaaAATGAAGGAATTCTAATTCCCGCACCAAATCAGCTTAGCggctcatttgcatttaaagcgACAGATGCAGAAACGACCCGTATGAAACTAAGTATATATATTCTGGAGAGACACCTTAATCACATTAACCTGTTAAATTGGGTACTATACGGGaactttaaatatcttttcAGCAGCTTTCAGCCAGAgtttctttgtcattttcttccGTCACCAGCAGCTCTTCAGTAAATACTTCAGGGTGGTCCTGGTAATTCTCATTCCATTACAGATGGATATATATGGTGATATAATGTAAATGCTCAAGTGGAGCAGTGGTGTAGTGGCATTATATGATTGCATATCCGTCTGAGAAACGCACCTCATTATAGTAAAAATGCACAGGATGCAGCAGAAATCCACAGAACTAGTGCTTAACCATGATCAGTGAAATCATGATAATCTGTAAAGCTTCTgaaagcgcgcacacacagacatgcacattGCGGCTGATCCTCCTTTAACCTGGATGTGTCCCCAGGCCACAGGACTCTCTACATTGGGGTCCACGTGCCCCTGGGCAGCACCAGGCACCGCAGCCATCGCAGGACCcgtcaccatggaaacaaacacaggaggagcagggatCGCACCCTTCCCTTGGTGGAGGGCAGAGAGTCTCCTGTTTACGGTAGTCGCCCACGTTCGTGGACGTCCACGCTGCTCTCCCTTACCATCATTTACTGACTAACAAGAACGTTTGGTGCAACCGGTTCAGTTTGCGTCTTGTGTTCCCAGACACTCCCTCCCAGAGAGTGCAGTTCCTGCTGGGGACGGATGACGACGACGAGGAGCACATCCCCCATGACCTCTTCACAGAGATGGATGAGATCTGTGTGAGGGATGGAGAGGATACCGAGTGGAGGGAAAGTGCCAGGTACACTGTCACTGTAGCAGTGACACACAGTCACAAGCTATCACTCAAAGCTCTGGCTGTACACGCTGATCGTTCCCTACTTAAACTGATGAGGGATGTGAGTCTGATGTTTGTGTTCCCAtgcctttttatttgtctgacaACTGCCAAGATCTTTTTATTTACCACACAAAAATGATGGTTTTCCGCGAACGTGGCACGTCcgacatattttatttacagtgataaCCTGATGAGAGGCAATAAGGAAGCCACGTAAATGAGCGGAactgagacagagaaagaacatTACAAGAGCTAAATGTGGGGAGAGAGGCACCCAGGACGAATGTGGTTATTGCGGCTAGAACAGATGGACGGCCGTCTGCTGGCCTCTCCTGACAGGAACTCAAACTCCTGTTGCAGGTGGCTGAAGTTCGAGGAGGATGTTGAGGATGGAGGGGAGCGATGGAGCAAACCCTACGTGGCCACGCTGTCTCTGCACAGTCTGTTTGAGCTGCGCAGCTGCATCATCAACAGCACTGTGCTGCTTGACATGAGGGCTAGTACCACTGAGGAGATCGCAGGTAATTGGTATCACGAGGCTAAGGAAGTAAGaatattacagtttttctgaGGGAGACTTAAGCTTGCTTCTTCGCCAACTACGGTGATATCTTGTAATGTTATTCACTATTTGTAAGTCAGGACTGCACACGTATTTGTCATTTGAACACAAGAAAATTTGCACTACATTTTGCACTAAAAACTTTATTGTGAGCAGCGTCTCTTTGTCTGCTTCAGACATGGTCTTGGACCACCAGGAGTTATATTCACCGCTGGGAGACGAGCTGAGGAAGAAAGTGCGCGAAACCCTGCTGAGgcagcaccaccaccagaaccagAAGAAGCTGGCCAGCCGCCTGCCGATCGTACGCTCCATCGCTGACATGGGCCGGCGGACGTCAGAGCTCCACCTGGACAAGAATGGTGAGAAagctgtgttactgtgttactgcCATCTGCAACTGTCATTGTCCCAGATTGGGCCCGACCATcaaagctgttgctgtgaaaaatatatgtgttttaaaacttttaaattctATAAACTAGCTAGTCTGGTGTAGACATAGTCGGCTCTTATCAAAATATGAATCCGGTAAAATGCCCTTGGAGACAGATAACGAAAATACCTATGCACACAATACAGTCCTGAAACCAATTTCGTCGCAAACAAAGTGAACTTGGTGGTGCTAAAATGACGTGTGCGAATGTGTTGCTGTTACTCCACAcacataaagcccacccaatTTTGAGTGGCTTGCCAGAGCATTTTCAGTTCCCAACTGAACAATTTCAGACCAACTGTGCCCTACAAACATGATCTGGGCAGGGGAAGTTCAGGCTGGCGCTCCAGGGTATAAATTTGCATCTTTTCTTCAGAACTTTGTCATTTTTCAAGGCacacactgaagaaaaacataCTGAAGGGACGAAATTTTCTCGGAGTTGAAATGGTTAAGACATGGCATCATGCTGGTGTATTAAACATAACTTTGTTTCAAGGGGTTGCAGGTCAAGAAAGGTGGAAGCCATTCTggtcagctgtgtgtgtgtggataatTTATAATATGTgtcctcttctctgtgtgttttcccatcttttcttccttcttggTTCATTTATTCACGTGAATAGATGCTAGTTTGCACAGTCTGACCCTCTGCCATCTTCAATAAGATGTCTTTTGTTAGATTAAAATGATCatgtggaaaagaagaagaacactaTGCTCAAAGGTCCATACACTGATTGCTGTTCATGGTACTAGAGCTAATTGGTTGAATTCTGGGCTAAATTTATTCCAGGACGGGATTGAAACTGGAAACATTGTTTGCCAATATCTTTGCCAGCTACATTTTATACGcttcaagtttgtttttgttttttgccagtATTCCACATGAGAGAAAACGGTTTGAGATTATATCAGACTGTTTGTGAAATGCTCATCTTGTTTGCCATGAATCTTGAAGGCACGTCGTTAACGGTGTAATTTCAGCGGTTTATAGCTTCAAAGCAACAGTTTCTGGTAATGAGTGGATTATAGACAGAGCAATCTgttatgtgttcattttttttgaccCCACTGTTTAATGATTACAGAAATTAGGCCAAACCACCCGAGGAGCTTGATGCTGATTGACGAGCCTGACGTTTTAGCCCTAATGGCAGCAGAAAAAGTTACACCCACCGTCTCTTCGTGATCATCTGTCTTTTTGCTTCATCAATTCTTGGTCAAATCCTTAGTGGGTGAATAGGGATGATGACAAGTTTTATGGAAATAGTAAATAGTATAATAAATCATCTCATTCTAattacatttacaaataaatgcaCTTATTGCATCAAGTGAGGTCCCAAAACAAGGGAAACGGGCCAAAGGTTGTACAGAAGAAAAGGTGATCCTTAATAAAAAGCTAATTAACCAAACAAGGGTCGGTGAAATCTGACACAcatctggggggaaaaaaaggaaaaaaaacacaaggaggtaacCAAGGATGACATGAGAAATACAGGGAAGCACTATACAGACAAACTAATGAGGAAAAGTGGTGGACTATAAATAACACAGAGAAATAATTGATTAACACGAGAGTCACAGGTGGCAACACTGAGGGTGGATCACGAAACCATGAAGGACGTAAAGCAAAACCAGGGAGTAGTCAGATAATTTTCGTTATTCTTCCCTTGTTTCTCATTCAAATGTCAGTTATCGATTTTTATTCAATAACTGCCTATGTTGAAATATTTCCGTCGCACTTTTAAGTGTACTTAACGTTGGCCAATGTTTGAACACCATTAATAATTCTCTTGTCCGGGTTGTTCAGGTCAGATGATGGCGTCTCAGTCGCAGTTAGCGGGTCCAGATGGCAAAACGGACATCAGCAGAGAAAACAGTTCCGTTGACTTCAGTAAGGTATGGTGCACATTTTGTTTAGTAAAGTACAAATATTTAGTAGATCACCATCACATTTCAGGCAAATATTGGACTTGTTTCTGCACTGCATTCGTTAGACGGACATTACCACTATTCTACATAACATGCAAACATCCAGGTCACCCTGAGAAATACAATTGATTGTgatacataaaaataatataaaaaaaagaaaaacagaacaacattgCAACTCATAATGACAGCTGTCTCAAGAGTTGTTTTCCGCTTAGTGagcacaaactgaaaaaaaaataatatacatatatatatatatatacacacacacacacacatatatatatagtataattgCTGTCTAAGAGCAGACGGTTATTTAATTGTGCGCTTCGTACATTGACGAGGACGTTATTCttggtatttttttaatggacaGGTTATCTAGCACCGGATTAGGATTATAAGTATTAAAAAAGACTGTTGCCACAGATGATAACAAACAGGCACAGACAGTAAAGGCAAAGATAAAATCCTTGTTGAAACCTTTTTGCATTATGTATACGAGTTAATCTTTCTGTCCAGATGAGTGATTGAACCGTTTCATGCACTTCTGTCCCGTTGATGATACAATAACTGTTGAagtgaatgaacaaaaatcCTCCACGGTGGTCCCTTTTTCTTACAAATCATCCCAGATTGCGGCcctattattatttacttgaTACACAAAGTGTAGTTTAACTCTGAAACTCCTAACATCGGCGCAATTTCGTGATTTATGTCAAGTCAAATCCTGTCAATGTGTCAAAACAATTCTTCTTGATAATTCTAGCCGCCCTGGAGCCATGTGAACCCTATGAAGGAACAAACAACACTCCAGTCAACACTTGTCATCTCCACATAATTATCGCTGCAAATGCCCTCCCTATAATTTTCTAAAAATTTCCTGCACAACCAAATTCGTTTTCTTACCAAAGAGGGGAAAGCAGACGGAGGATTAGTTTCACTGCTCGGGACAGCTTGTATGTACTATTTTTGTGGGAAATTAAGCATATACTATCATTGCAAATTATTATGTAACAGGTCAAACGCCCAtgttttgtaatatttcattCACACATCTGTGAATTATTTGACTGTTAAGTATTACGGCATACGAAGCAGCTGGACTATATTTTAACTATTCCAGCTTTCAGCTCTTCCATTTTCAGGCCCTAATGTGAGGATTAACAGTGAACAGAATGAACTACTTACACGCATGAAGGATGCACAAATTATGTTGTTATTCTCTTCTATAGCGAAAGCTGCTTAGACGTTAATCATGAAACACTTCAAAGACGGCGCTTTGTGCCCCCTTTCAGATAGACCTTCATTTCATGAAGAAGATCCCGCCGGGAGCCGAAGCGTGTAATGTGTTGGTGGGAGAGCTGGAATTTCTGAACAAGCCGGTGGTGGCGTTTGTCCGTCTTTCCCCTGCGGTTCTCCTCAATGGGCTGGCTGAAGTCCCAATAGCCACAAGGTTaattaaacttctttttttttgctcgtaaataacattaaataacgATTTGACAGAGATTTAAAAGTGACGTGTCTTTGTCTTTAGGtttctgtttattcttttaGGGCCCTTGGGTCGAGGGGCTCAGTATCACGAGATAGGAAGGTCCATTGCGACACTCATGACAGATGAGGTAAGAAttagttgttgttacttttacCATCCCGAGggtatattcattcattatttcctGGAAAACTTGCTGGATTGGTTTAAATGTCAACCAGATGTCGTACTCAGATTCTCTGCAGGCTCTTTGCATAAATTCACAGCACAGCAGAACTCAACAAATTCCTAAAGTGATGGAACATTTCTCAGCGTGAAACACAGCTCAGAGATTTTATGACATACTTTGGCGATTAGTCAGCCCTCATGTCCTCCTTTTTGTCCAGAATTTAGCTCGTCATCCATCAGGACTGTGGAAAAGATCCACTTTAGCAAAGTCtgaactttcatttaaaaacaaaacagttgggactaaTAAAAATTGAGGAAAGTTAGTTCACAATGTAGAAAGGCGAGCGACTCATGAGCATTGTTCTTTCACAGGATTTAAGATCCTAATCTTGTGGGTATCATATGTCTGCGTGTGTCTGCCGGCGATGTTGCTGCAAAATCCAGTCACAACCGGAcctgaaagaataaaaacacatttgtctgttttcaggttttCCACGATGTTGCCTATAAAGCTAAAGACCGGAACGACCTGATCGCTGGGATCGATGAATTCCTCGATCAAGTGACAGTCCTGCCTCCTGGAGAATGGGACCCGTCCATAAGGATAGAGCCACCAAAAAATGTCCCGTCTCAGGTAACCGGTTTAGTTGCTTCCttctttttggttgttttaaataatttgcacttggaaaaaaacaaaaaacaaaaaaaacaacaacctgcttCTGCATCGTTGGCTACacaggagaaaaggaagaaaaataacagtCTGGCTAATGGATTagtggaggcggaggaggaggaagagcacgACGACCACGGGGGTCCAGAGCTGCAGCGTACTGGAAGGTGACAGAGCCACTAAATGCacgctttcctttttttctctcttaagaTGGAGCACATAAAAGTTTTACCAAAGTCATTACCTTTCTTTGCACACAATTCATTAACAATTGGACTATTCATCCTCCAGAACATCGTGCTGTAATACATTTAGAGGTTTTGTAATAGTGGCTCCCAGAGGGGGCCCCCTTGCAGCACAGTTACATTAAATATCACTATGCCtctgtctgtttaaaaaaaacatttttcagtgCAGAAATTTCTTTGTTGAACATGTGTCTCACATACGTTAGTAAACATAAAACTACACCCATTTTAACTTTTAGGTGAATAAATTAGGATTAAGGCTTTCCATGGTTGAATTATACGAGTGCCATTACTCATACTCctaatgatattttttatttttcctaaacTGTGCACAGACTGCCCTAAAATCCAGCCATCAAACTGAAAACTACCATCTTTCGCCACAGTGTACTCTGTAATGCTGATCCGCTATTTCTGGGGAAACTTGGTCTGTAGTTGCAGCCATGGAGTGGTTTCCATAGAAACATCCTATCTCCAGATCTCTATTTGCAGCTAGATTTTTCCATCGTAGGGACCTATCACACTGAGCCAAGAGTTGAATGctgggagggagaaggagaagaagtttAAAAGAATTTAACTTTATCCgtattgcttcttttttttttttttcaccccctcaGGTGGTTCGGTGGTCTCTTTCTAGACATCAAGCGCAAGCTCCCGCACTACCTGTCCGACTACACTGACGCTATTAGTTTGCAGTGCGTCGCCTCTTTCTTATTCCTCTACTGTGCCTGCATGTCCCCTGTCATCACCTTTGGAGGACTTCTGGGCGAGGCAACGGAAGGACGCATAGTAAATCACCTGCCTTTTGCTCTAAATGTTCACACTTTTCTGCCATGATGAGCTGTACGCGGCACATTTGTGAAGGTTTTTAAGATCTGCCGTAAATAATCTCTTTGTCCCTTTCCTTCGCCCAGAGTGCAATTGAGTCACTGTTCGGCGCCTCGCTGACTGGAATAGCTTATTCCCTGTTCGCTGGGCAGCCTCTTACCATCCTGGGAAGCACGGGGCCGGTGCTTGTGTTTGAAAAGATATTGTTCAAATTCTGCAAGTATGTTTGTCTTTCGTGCGACTGCACACAATTCATAAACGATACTTTCTAAAGATCCGCTCATGCTCTGATTGTATGGATGAAAAGCAGCTGATTGGACGGTGATAATGATTCCCCTTCAAACTGTGAacactccattttttttctccacagggAGTACGGCTTGTCCTATCTGTCACTGAGAACCTGCATTGGCCTGTGGACGGCTTTCCTCTGCATTTTGCTGGTGGCCACGGATGCCAGCTCCCTCGTCTGTTACATCACACGTTTCACAGAGGAGGCCTTTGCCTCGCTTATCTGCATCATCTTCATCTACGAGGCCTTGGAGAAGCTCTTCCACCTGGGGGAACACTACCCCttcaacaagaacaacaacctGGATAAGCTCACCATGTACTCGTAAGCGGACTCTTCTTCTTACGGTGGCTATTTCTTGGGGGTAAAGTATAAACCTTGGCAGATGAGGGATCGTTAACTCACCCAGATGTTCATGTGCTACCGCAGATGTTCGTGCGTTGAACCGTCTGACCCCACCAATGGCACCCTGAAGTACTGGGAGATGAACAACATCACCGCCTCGGAAATCTACTGGGAAGCCCTGGAGGTCAAGGTACTACCTggttccagtaaaaaaaaaaaacgacatggACGTGGGGATTTTACACAGCAGATGGAATTATTGCATTACACAAAGACAGTCTGAAAAGAATACATTTGTACCTTAAAGTGGCATGCTCTACCAGATGGAGGAAGCAGAACACAGGAGATTAAGGCCATGTGGGCTGGATTATATTGGATTACTCAAAATGATGTGCAAATCActataaaagcacattttttttgtattgagttactaagtttttttgtgtgtacgtgGAGCTCATCAACCCCAGCGGTTAAAACACAGAGTCTcgttgtctgtgttttcctgacGTGCATAAGAGTCATTCATTGTCTCCCCTACAGGACTGCATTGAAAAGCAAGGGGAGTTTGTGGGAAGAGCCTGTGGCCCTCACGGACCATACGTTCCAGATGTTCTCTTCTGGTGCGtcattctcttcttctccacTGTCTTCATGTCTGCATTCCTCAAGGAGTTCAAATTCAGCAATTACTTTCCCACGAAGGTACAGTGCAACATGCATTAATATCATTGTTAGTGCAGTGACTTAATGATTCAAACTGTACTATCATCTTGAAATGGGTTTGGTAGCGTGGTGCAGTGGTGCACTCTAGTGGGCCCTTTTAAGTACTGCAGAATTAAAGGGATTAAAAATGAAGGTGATTGATTCAAGGGTTCCTTGAAATCTActttttcatctctttcagGTGAGGTCCATCATCAGTGACTTTGCTGTTTTCTTCACTATCCTCACCATGGTGTTGGTCGACTATGCTTTAGGCATACCCTCTCCAAAACTAAAGGTTCCCAGTGTGTTTAAGGTGAGCCAGAGCACAGAATAACTTTTACAGATGACCTGCAACTCTACAAGGCATTAAACGATTGATGTTAATCAAGATCAGATCTTTTgagttaatttttttatatatataaaagaaataacaaaaaatgacCTCTATGATTGCTACTGAGATGACATGGGGTCAAAAAAGCACTTCCTTAGGCTAACGTTAACTACTGAAGGATCCGtgtatgtttttgtgattttttgtttttgttttaagagacagaaaactaaaagcgagcgttttttttttttttttttgaaaaagtgtAACTTACACATCTTTTTCTCAGCCAACCAGAGAT
This window harbors:
- the slc4a10b gene encoding sodium-driven chloride bicarbonate exchanger isoform X2; this translates as MDNTDQGAQIEPLLPSINSVFDSSDACRSLRNDDEAVVDRGGTRSQQSTNFEQEDLEGHRTLYIGVHVPLGSTRHRSHRRTRHHGNKHRRSRDRTLPLVEGRESPVYDTPSQRVQFLLGTDDDDEEHIPHDLFTEMDEICVRDGEDTEWRESARWLKFEEDVEDGGERWSKPYVATLSLHSLFELRSCIINSTVLLDMRASTTEEIADMVLDHQELYSPLGDELRKKVRETLLRQHHHQNQKKLASRLPIVRSIADMGRRTSELHLDKNGQMMASQSQLAGPDGKTDISRENSSVDFSKIDLHFMKKIPPGAEACNVLVGELEFLNKPVVAFVRLSPAVLLNGLAEVPIATRFLFILLGPLGRGAQYHEIGRSIATLMTDEVFHDVAYKAKDRNDLIAGIDEFLDQVTVLPPGEWDPSIRIEPPKNVPSQEKRKKNNSLANGLVEAEEEEEHDDHGGPELQRTGRWFGGLFLDIKRKLPHYLSDYTDAISLQCVASFLFLYCACMSPVITFGGLLGEATEGRISAIESLFGASLTGIAYSLFAGQPLTILGSTGPVLVFEKILFKFCKEYGLSYLSLRTCIGLWTAFLCILLVATDASSLVCYITRFTEEAFASLICIIFIYEALEKLFHLGEHYPFNKNNNLDKLTMYSCSCVEPSDPTNGTLKYWEMNNITASEIYWEALEVKDCIEKQGEFVGRACGPHGPYVPDVLFWCVILFFSTVFMSAFLKEFKFSNYFPTKVRSIISDFAVFFTILTMVLVDYALGIPSPKLKVPSVFKPTRDDRGWFIYPLGPNPWWTAVITVFPALLCTILIFMDQQITAVIINRKEHKLKKGCGYHLDLFMVGVMLGVCSLMGLPWFVAATVLSITHVNSLKLESECSAPGEQPKFLGIREQRFTGLMIFTLMGCSVFMTSVLKFIPMPVLYGVFLYMGASSLRGIQFFDRLTLFGMPGKHQPDFIYLRHVPLRKVHLFTIIQLSCLLMLWVIKTSKAAIVFPMMVLALVFIRKLMDCIFTKRELSWLDDLMPESKKKKLEDAEEEEEEQSILAEDEGVVQVPLEGYKGIPIINITDEMSKGSFGNTWNANG
- the slc4a10b gene encoding sodium-driven chloride bicarbonate exchanger isoform X1; the protein is MDNTDQGAQIEPLLPSINSVFDSSDACRSLRNDDEAVVDRGGTRSQQSTNFEQEDLEGHRTLYIGVHVPLGSTRHRSHRRTRHHGNKHRRSRDRTLPLVEGRESPVYDTPSQRVQFLLGTDDDDEEHIPHDLFTEMDEICVRDGEDTEWRESARWLKFEEDVEDGGERWSKPYVATLSLHSLFELRSCIINSTVLLDMRASTTEEIADMVLDHQELYSPLGDELRKKVRETLLRQHHHQNQKKLASRLPIVRSIADMGRRTSELHLDKNGQMMASQSQLAGPDGKTDISRENSSVDFSKIDLHFMKKIPPGAEACNVLVGELEFLNKPVVAFVRLSPAVLLNGLAEVPIATRFLFILLGPLGRGAQYHEIGRSIATLMTDEVFHDVAYKAKDRNDLIAGIDEFLDQVTVLPPGEWDPSIRIEPPKNVPSQEKRKKNNSLANGLVEAEEEEEHDDHGGPELQRTGRWFGGLFLDIKRKLPHYLSDYTDAISLQCVASFLFLYCACMSPVITFGGLLGEATEGRISAIESLFGASLTGIAYSLFAGQPLTILGSTGPVLVFEKILFKFCKEYGLSYLSLRTCIGLWTAFLCILLVATDASSLVCYITRFTEEAFASLICIIFIYEALEKLFHLGEHYPFNKNNNLDKLTMYSCSCVEPSDPTNGTLKYWEMNNITASEIYWEALEVKDCIEKQGEFVGRACGPHGPYVPDVLFWCVILFFSTVFMSAFLKEFKFSNYFPTKVRSIISDFAVFFTILTMVLVDYALGIPSPKLKVPSVFKPTRDDRGWFIYPLGPNPWWTAVITVFPALLCTILIFMDQQITAVIINRKEHKLKKGCGYHLDLFMVGVMLGVCSLMGLPWFVAATVLSITHVNSLKLESECSAPGEQPKFLGIREQRFTGLMIFTLMGCSVFMTSVLKFIPMPVLYGVFLYMGASSLRGIQFFDRLTLFGMPGKHQPDFIYLRHVPLRKVHLFTIIQLSCLLMLWVIKTSKAAIVFPMMVLALVFIRKLMDCIFTKRELSWLDDLMPESKKKKLEDAEEEEEEQSILAEDEGVVQVPLEGYKGIPIINITDEMSKGSFGNTWNANDS